The following proteins come from a genomic window of Flavobacteriaceae bacterium MAR_2010_188:
- a CDS encoding Predicted oxidoreductase, translating to MKKYSRIIAGAMTWGEWGKKFSTLEMTERIHHCIEQGITTFDHADIYGGYSTEDDFGNALEAANLKRNDIQIISKCGIQLLVPNRNSKVKHYDLSKDYIIWSAENSLKKLKTEYLDLLLLHRPSPLMNVEEILEAERILKKQGKIKEFGVSNFTSSQMRLLENRCEVAVNQIEFSLTACDAMLDGTLDQMRIQNIIPMAWSPLGSIFKNNDLQTKRIKELLGNLTEKYNATEDQLLLAWILKHPSKIHPVIGTTDKQRMTDAANALSIQLDREDWFLLLEASQGQEVA from the coding sequence TTGAAAAAATATTCAAGAATTATTGCTGGGGCTATGACTTGGGGAGAATGGGGAAAGAAGTTTTCTACCTTAGAGATGACGGAGAGAATCCATCATTGTATCGAACAAGGAATAACCACTTTTGATCACGCAGATATATATGGGGGTTACTCAACTGAAGATGACTTTGGTAATGCTTTAGAAGCGGCGAATTTAAAGCGGAACGACATACAGATTATATCGAAATGTGGCATACAATTACTAGTTCCTAATAGAAATAGCAAGGTTAAGCATTACGACCTAAGCAAGGATTATATTATCTGGTCTGCAGAAAATTCGCTTAAAAAACTAAAGACTGAATATCTTGATCTTTTGTTATTGCATCGGCCAAGCCCTTTGATGAATGTCGAAGAAATTCTTGAAGCCGAAAGAATCTTGAAGAAACAAGGCAAAATAAAGGAATTTGGAGTTTCAAATTTTACATCATCGCAAATGCGATTGTTAGAAAATCGCTGTGAAGTAGCTGTGAATCAAATAGAATTTAGCCTAACGGCCTGTGATGCTATGCTAGACGGCACCTTAGACCAAATGCGCATACAAAATATAATCCCGATGGCATGGTCGCCTTTAGGTTCTATCTTTAAAAATAATGATTTACAGACCAAAAGAATAAAGGAGCTACTTGGCAATCTAACCGAAAAATATAATGCTACTGAAGACCAGTTGCTACTTGCCTGGATCTTAAAGCATCCTTCAAAAATCCATCCCGTTATCGGCACCACCGATAAGCAAAGGATGACCGACGCTGCCAATGCCTTGTCTATTCAACTAGACCGCGAGGATTGGTTTTTATTGTTAGAAGCAAGCCAAGGTCAAGAAGTAGCATAA
- a CDS encoding NADP-dependent 3-hydroxy acid dehydrogenase YdfG, with protein sequence MNNDKLTALITGATSGIGRATAEELAKHGINLILCGRRQTRLDSIKEALSKFTEVTTLNFDVRDKDKTFEAINSLRDNFKNIDILINNAGNAHGLDPIQDGSTDDWDAMIDINVKGLLYVSKAVIPSMTERKKGHIINIGSSAGKEVYPKGNVYCASKHAVLAITEGMRLDLNTFGIKVSSINPGLVETEFSEVRFKGDDKAKDVYQGYKALQAGDIAEIIYFAISRPAHVNIADLLVFPTAQANSTTLKKD encoded by the coding sequence ATGAACAACGATAAGTTAACCGCTCTCATAACAGGAGCCACAAGTGGAATAGGAAGAGCAACTGCGGAAGAACTTGCCAAACACGGTATAAACCTTATTCTATGCGGCAGAAGACAAACTAGATTAGACTCTATAAAAGAGGCTTTGAGCAAGTTTACCGAGGTTACAACCCTAAACTTCGACGTTAGGGATAAGGACAAGACGTTTGAAGCGATTAATTCCTTGCGAGACAATTTTAAAAACATTGATATTTTAATAAATAACGCAGGTAATGCGCATGGACTCGACCCAATACAAGACGGCTCTACCGACGATTGGGACGCTATGATAGACATCAACGTAAAAGGTCTTTTATATGTAAGTAAAGCGGTAATACCATCGATGACCGAACGTAAAAAAGGACACATTATAAATATCGGTTCGTCTGCTGGCAAGGAGGTTTACCCAAAAGGTAACGTGTATTGCGCGAGCAAACATGCGGTTTTAGCCATTACCGAAGGCATGAGACTCGATTTAAATACTTTTGGTATTAAGGTCTCGTCCATAAATCCTGGTTTGGTTGAAACCGAATTTTCAGAAGTTCGGTTTAAAGGTGACGATAAAGCTAAAGATGTTTATCAAGGCTATAAGGCATTACAAGCCGGAGATATTGCTGAGATTATTTATTTCGCCATTTCGAGACCTGCTCACGTAAACATCGCAGATTTGCTGGTATTTCCGACGGCTCAAGCGAATAGTACAACTTTGAAAAAAGATTAA
- a CDS encoding Putative DNA-binding domain-containing protein has protein sequence MINKRLLIKNLLAHNDENSFYDKKRKIDISHKEGKAKFLKHICALSNSNPKNNSYIVIGVEDTDNAIIGVDFFDDSKIQNLINAYLTNPPIVQYENIPFPHLPDDKVIGLVTIRSIDKITSLRKNIWKYYGGSVFFRDGSMSMPKVFDIEVKDINSQIVASIENNAQNNIEHTLDGVFDFMNKRHNLNAQYKVFKEYFVLCWAGQKKEVKNKTYYSRVDIELINERVRLFYSNLDEVEITYDENYFKILEYVSLGLQSSYKYYPLEETTINFSDNVHYSIETKLMFDPPEYDKRMLHHIYNSNLAILDKIKKGLHLNKNEKSDIYSLPATFLICYLNGFEEALEKLYEAKPYLMGYNGEVYSLYKEAIRILRKVKYS, from the coding sequence ATGATTAACAAAAGACTCTTAATCAAAAACCTTCTTGCTCATAATGATGAGAACAGTTTTTATGATAAGAAAAGAAAGATAGACATCAGTCATAAGGAAGGAAAGGCTAAGTTCTTAAAACATATCTGCGCACTTTCTAATAGCAATCCAAAAAACAATTCGTACATAGTTATTGGTGTGGAGGATACCGATAATGCGATAATTGGGGTCGATTTCTTCGACGACAGTAAAATCCAGAATCTTATCAATGCTTATCTCACAAATCCTCCGATTGTTCAATATGAAAATATTCCGTTTCCTCATTTGCCAGATGACAAGGTAATCGGGCTGGTTACTATTAGGTCCATTGATAAAATTACTTCACTGCGTAAAAATATCTGGAAGTATTACGGCGGCTCAGTCTTCTTTAGGGATGGCAGTATGAGTATGCCTAAAGTTTTTGATATTGAAGTGAAGGATATCAATTCGCAGATTGTTGCTTCTATTGAAAATAACGCTCAGAATAATATTGAACACACCTTAGACGGTGTTTTCGATTTTATGAACAAGCGGCATAATCTAAATGCGCAGTATAAGGTCTTCAAAGAATACTTTGTGCTCTGTTGGGCGGGACAAAAAAAAGAGGTGAAGAATAAAACCTATTATTCAAGAGTCGATATAGAATTGATCAATGAACGGGTACGTTTGTTTTATTCCAACTTGGATGAAGTGGAAATTACCTACGACGAAAATTATTTCAAGATTCTGGAATATGTGAGCCTAGGTCTTCAAAGTTCTTATAAATATTATCCTCTTGAAGAAACCACCATAAATTTTAGTGACAATGTTCATTATTCCATCGAGACAAAACTGATGTTTGATCCTCCCGAATATGACAAGAGAATGTTGCACCATATTTATAACTCTAACCTTGCGATTTTAGATAAAATTAAAAAAGGGCTTCATTTAAACAAGAACGAAAAGAGCGACATCTACAGTTTACCGGCAACATTTTTAATCTGCTATCTTAATGGTTTTGAGGAAGCTTTAGAGAAACTGTACGAGGCCAAGCCGTATTTAATGGGCTATAATGGTGAAGTATATTCTCTGTACAAAGAAGCCATCAGGATTTTGAGAAAAGTTAAATACAGCTAA
- a CDS encoding aldehyde dehydrogenase (NAD+) — protein sequence MEAVATDFGIEKALEQLGVKEMNNGTSTGSDWFANGNVLESFSPVDGQLIAKVKTTTKEDYDKVMDKATSAFKSWRIKPAPQRGEVVRQFGDKLRELKEPLGKLVSYEMGKSYQEGLGEVQEMIDICDFAVGLSRQLHGLTMHSERPGHRMYEQYHPLGVVGIISAFNFPVAVWAWNTALAWICGDVCVWKPSEKAPLCGIACQNIAASVLKANGLPEGISCLINGDYKVGEFMTKDTRVPLISATGSTRMGKIVASTVAERLGKSLLELGGNNAIIVTPDSDLKMTVIGAVFGAVGTCGQRCTSTRRLIIHESIYDKVKNAIVDAYKQLRIGNPLDENNHVGPLIDKDAVKMYNKALEQVVKEGGKVIVEGGVLEGEGYESGCYVKPAIAEAQPDYKIVQHETFAPVLYLLKYSGDVENAIDIQNEVAQGLSSAIMTNNLREAERFLSVAGSDCGIANVNIGTSGAEIGGAFGGEKETGGGRESGSDAWKIYMRRQTNTINYTTELPLAQGIKFDL from the coding sequence ATGGAAGCAGTAGCAACTGATTTTGGTATAGAAAAAGCGCTAGAACAACTAGGTGTTAAGGAGATGAACAACGGGACCTCAACTGGTTCTGATTGGTTCGCAAATGGGAATGTGCTAGAAAGCTTTTCGCCAGTGGATGGGCAATTAATTGCAAAAGTTAAGACCACAACGAAAGAGGATTATGATAAAGTGATGGACAAGGCAACTTCTGCTTTTAAATCTTGGAGAATTAAACCAGCACCGCAAAGAGGAGAAGTGGTTAGACAATTTGGTGACAAACTCCGCGAATTAAAAGAACCGTTAGGAAAGTTGGTTTCTTATGAAATGGGAAAAAGCTACCAAGAAGGTTTAGGTGAAGTCCAAGAGATGATAGATATATGCGATTTTGCAGTTGGTCTTTCGCGTCAATTGCATGGATTAACCATGCATAGCGAACGTCCGGGACATAGAATGTACGAGCAATATCATCCACTAGGTGTGGTTGGGATTATTTCTGCTTTTAATTTTCCGGTTGCCGTTTGGGCTTGGAATACAGCGCTAGCCTGGATTTGTGGGGACGTCTGTGTTTGGAAACCTAGTGAAAAAGCACCTTTATGCGGAATCGCTTGCCAAAATATAGCAGCATCCGTTTTAAAAGCAAACGGTTTGCCAGAAGGGATTTCCTGTTTGATTAACGGAGATTACAAGGTTGGTGAATTTATGACCAAAGACACTCGTGTCCCTTTAATTTCTGCAACTGGTTCAACCCGAATGGGGAAAATTGTTGCTAGCACTGTTGCTGAGCGTTTAGGAAAATCATTATTGGAACTTGGTGGAAACAATGCGATTATTGTTACTCCAGACTCTGACCTAAAGATGACAGTTATCGGCGCTGTTTTTGGTGCAGTAGGTACTTGTGGACAACGATGTACTTCTACCAGACGATTGATTATTCACGAATCTATCTACGATAAAGTGAAAAACGCCATCGTTGATGCCTATAAACAACTTAGAATCGGCAACCCGCTTGACGAGAATAATCATGTTGGTCCATTAATCGATAAGGATGCGGTAAAAATGTACAATAAAGCGTTAGAGCAAGTTGTAAAAGAAGGAGGAAAAGTTATAGTTGAAGGTGGCGTTCTTGAAGGTGAAGGTTATGAAAGTGGATGTTATGTTAAACCAGCCATTGCAGAAGCTCAACCCGATTATAAAATCGTTCAACATGAAACTTTTGCACCAGTTTTATATTTATTGAAATATTCTGGTGATGTCGAAAATGCAATTGATATCCAAAATGAAGTGGCGCAAGGACTTTCTTCTGCAATTATGACCAACAATTTACGCGAAGCAGAACGTTTTCTTTCAGTCGCCGGTAGCGATTGTGGGATTGCCAATGTTAACATCGGAACTTCTGGCGCAGAAATAGGTGGTGCTTTCGGTGGAGAGAAAGAAACGGGAGGCGGACGTGAATCTGGCTCTGATGCTTGGAAAATCTATATGAGAAGACAGACGAATACTATTAATTATACAACCGAATTACCTTTAGCACAAGGAATAAAATTCGATTTGTAA
- a CDS encoding beta-aspartyl-peptidase (threonine type), translating to MIKSLYFILFVFVFLSCNEEKKSVNDMAENISETKAVEEKAEFAIIIHGGAGTILKKNMTDEKEAAYKAKLEEAIRTGYEILKNGGSSLDAVTKTINVMEDSELFNAGKGAVFTHEGKNEMDASIMDGRTLNAGASAGTTNVRNPIDLARSVMDDSPHVLLSGVGAETFAKEQGLAIVDPSYFFTQNRFDALEKIKESEKTELDHDNKQAFYDPEIKDYKFGTVGCAALDKNGNLASGTSTGGMTNKRWGRIGDAPIIGAGTYANNATCAVSSTGWGEYFIRAMVAHDISALMEYKGLSLQEAARTVIHDKVGGLGGDGGIVAVDKNGNFAMEFNTEGMYRASMNDKGELTLKIYKE from the coding sequence ATGATTAAATCGCTCTATTTTATACTTTTCGTTTTTGTTTTTTTGAGCTGTAATGAAGAGAAAAAGTCAGTTAATGATATGGCTGAAAATATTTCTGAAACAAAGGCTGTTGAAGAGAAAGCCGAATTCGCCATTATCATACACGGTGGTGCAGGAACGATTTTGAAAAAGAATATGACCGATGAAAAGGAAGCAGCTTACAAAGCAAAACTTGAAGAAGCCATAAGGACCGGATATGAAATCTTAAAGAATGGTGGTTCTAGCTTGGATGCAGTTACTAAGACCATCAATGTGATGGAAGATTCCGAACTCTTCAATGCCGGAAAAGGCGCGGTTTTTACCCATGAAGGAAAAAATGAAATGGATGCCTCCATTATGGATGGTAGAACTTTGAATGCCGGCGCTTCAGCAGGAACTACGAACGTCAGAAATCCTATTGATTTAGCGCGTTCGGTGATGGATGATTCGCCTCATGTGCTGCTTTCTGGAGTTGGGGCAGAAACATTTGCAAAAGAGCAAGGTCTTGCCATTGTAGACCCTTCATATTTCTTCACCCAAAATAGATTTGATGCCTTAGAAAAAATTAAAGAATCAGAAAAAACAGAACTAGACCATGATAATAAACAAGCGTTTTACGATCCAGAAATAAAGGATTATAAATTCGGCACTGTTGGTTGTGCGGCATTAGACAAGAACGGCAACTTGGCTTCGGGTACCTCAACTGGTGGAATGACCAACAAACGTTGGGGACGTATTGGTGATGCACCAATTATCGGAGCTGGCACTTACGCCAACAATGCAACTTGCGCAGTGTCTAGCACCGGTTGGGGAGAATATTTTATAAGAGCAATGGTGGCGCATGATATTTCAGCTTTAATGGAATATAAAGGCCTAAGCCTACAAGAAGCAGCACGTACCGTGATTCACGATAAGGTTGGCGGATTAGGTGGTGATGGTGGGATCGTTGCCGTGGACAAAAACGGAAATTTCGCTATGGAATTTAACACAGAAGGAATGTATAGAGCAAGTATGAACGATAAAGGAGAACTCACTTTAAAAATCTACAAGGAATAG
- a CDS encoding Heme-degrading monooxygenase HmoA: MVKEFKPYYAVIFTSKLNAEVIGYQEMSILMEELATQQSGYLGIESARSEIGITVSYWQTLEDINNWKQQSDHLVAQKLGREKWYCWYEIKICKVEREYSFNMI, translated from the coding sequence GTGGTCAAAGAGTTTAAACCATATTATGCGGTTATTTTTACTTCAAAATTGAATGCCGAGGTTATTGGCTATCAAGAAATGTCCATCTTAATGGAAGAATTAGCCACGCAACAAAGTGGTTATTTAGGGATAGAATCCGCCCGCTCAGAAATAGGAATTACGGTCTCTTATTGGCAAACTTTAGAAGATATTAATAACTGGAAACAGCAATCTGACCATTTAGTCGCTCAAAAATTGGGTAGGGAAAAATGGTATTGTTGGTATGAGATAAAGATTTGTAAAGTAGAACGAGAATATTCGTTTAATATGATTTAA